Proteins encoded by one window of Deltaproteobacteria bacterium:
- a CDS encoding polysaccharide deacetylase family protein, giving the protein MATGAEGGQSVWWAGDQLDSGDTAQYLQVQPTWTSWAPGIERTVQVTITPKMAGVYDIYCKMYLDDGSVFLRDPSGSEPNTDHQGEATILVGSVQVTTGVSRLIPILAYHKVDDSAPTAYWVTTERFDRQMAALKAYGFDSISLEDIHDFIYANETLPEKPVVITFDDGYQNFFTKAFPILRSYGFTATNFIITGYIGTSDRYLDDWETDPVESQYPSYHLLWSEIEAMWNEGITFGSHSRTHPNLFFLSDPEAEEEILGSKLDLENQLGAPVDFFAYPYGSFKGRTAEIVQEAGYEGAVTNDPQLFDTLNGDVFQMDRIEIGSNSSVDFDASEPENFFMTKVDPNLQVPLVEIDSISYLDAPTAEPISEWSPCQNIVIRVVATNTGPEADVIAGLKIDNSDHTDGLLYDSHQADPSEDIFRTFAPGQEVFDWPWQAPCDAGPDPYYLNVGFHDDHYVLGYAQSEWIEALSSVPGEGAVIVSRSVDSRQVALEQPFFIEVKARNNGPHAFWGGISISFPEILGNGIEAEIINDGSTRPPLFVGPLEPSPFNMLSTSSGRAPAQYMLAEMEAYHWERGETKTMKIKVVPHETGSFHVNIRFALSADPGYTMIDRDPANGPPQDQQGFPVYQDVVEVTALQ; this is encoded by the coding sequence GTGGCCACTGGAGCCGAAGGCGGTCAGTCCGTCTGGTGGGCGGGAGATCAGCTCGACTCCGGTGACACGGCGCAATATTTGCAAGTTCAACCCACCTGGACCTCATGGGCGCCGGGGATCGAACGAACGGTCCAGGTGACCATCACTCCCAAAATGGCGGGCGTCTACGACATCTACTGCAAAATGTACCTGGACGACGGATCGGTATTTCTCAGAGATCCTTCAGGCTCCGAGCCGAACACCGACCATCAGGGCGAGGCCACTATTCTAGTTGGATCGGTGCAGGTCACCACTGGGGTATCCAGATTGATCCCCATCCTTGCGTACCACAAAGTGGATGATTCAGCGCCCACAGCGTATTGGGTGACCACCGAACGCTTTGACCGGCAAATGGCTGCGCTGAAGGCCTATGGCTTCGATTCCATCTCTTTGGAGGACATCCACGATTTCATTTATGCGAATGAGACATTGCCCGAAAAACCGGTGGTGATCACCTTTGATGACGGATATCAGAATTTTTTCACCAAAGCCTTTCCAATTCTGCGATCATACGGCTTTACGGCAACGAACTTCATTATTACCGGATACATCGGAACGTCCGATCGCTACCTGGACGACTGGGAAACGGATCCAGTGGAGTCCCAATATCCTTCCTATCATCTTCTCTGGAGCGAAATCGAGGCCATGTGGAATGAAGGGATTACATTCGGGTCTCATTCGAGGACGCACCCCAATCTCTTCTTCCTGTCCGATCCGGAAGCGGAAGAGGAGATTTTAGGAAGCAAACTAGACTTGGAGAACCAATTGGGTGCACCCGTAGACTTTTTTGCGTATCCTTACGGGAGCTTCAAGGGACGCACCGCAGAGATCGTCCAAGAAGCCGGATACGAAGGGGCCGTCACTAATGATCCCCAGCTCTTTGATACACTCAACGGCGATGTTTTCCAAATGGATCGGATCGAGATTGGATCAAACTCCTCCGTTGATTTTGACGCATCCGAGCCTGAAAATTTCTTCATGACAAAAGTCGACCCGAACCTTCAAGTCCCTTTAGTCGAAATTGATTCCATAAGCTATCTCGATGCGCCCACTGCTGAACCCATATCGGAGTGGAGCCCGTGCCAGAATATCGTGATACGGGTCGTCGCCACCAATACGGGGCCAGAGGCAGACGTGATCGCCGGCCTCAAAATCGACAATTCCGACCACACTGACGGGCTGCTTTACGACTCTCACCAGGCTGATCCCTCAGAAGACATTTTCCGCACCTTCGCACCTGGACAGGAGGTATTTGACTGGCCATGGCAGGCGCCTTGCGATGCCGGCCCCGACCCTTACTACCTTAACGTTGGTTTTCATGATGACCACTACGTGCTGGGTTACGCACAGTCGGAATGGATCGAGGCGCTTTCAAGCGTTCCTGGAGAAGGCGCCGTCATTGTATCAAGATCGGTCGATTCACGCCAAGTAGCATTGGAGCAGCCATTTTTCATAGAAGTCAAGGCAAGGAACAATGGTCCTCATGCCTTCTGGGGCGGGATTTCCATATCATTTCCCGAAATCCTCGGAAACGGAATCGAAGCCGAGATCATAAATGACGGTTCCACGAGACCGCCTTTATTCGTTGGACCGTTGGAGCCGTCGCCCTTTAACATGCTGAGCACGTCATCCGGAAGAGCGCCGGCCCAATATATGTTGGCTGAAATGGAAGCGTATCATTGGGAAAGAGGTGAAACTAAGACAATGAAGATCAAAGTGGTCCCCCATGAGACCGGCAGCTTCCATGTCAACATTCGGTTCGCGCTGTCGGCCGACCCGGGATATACGATGATTGACCGGGATCCGGCAAACGGACCGCCCCAAGATCAACAGGGATTTCCTGTCTACCAGGACGTGGTGGAAGTGACAGCGCTCCAGTAA